Genomic segment of Dromiciops gliroides isolate mDroGli1 chromosome 3, mDroGli1.pri, whole genome shotgun sequence:
AAGAAAGTTTCAGAACTCCCACTGTCATTGGGCACTTCCTCTTCTATTCCTCCATAGCTCACTGTCTTCAGATCTTCAGATAAGATGAGAGCTGGATGGGCTGTCTTCCGATCCAGGGTGATGTCCACTTTGAAACTGGAAATTGCTTCTATAATTCCAGGGATGGGACAAACACTCTTCTTTATGCagaacttttctatttccttgtGGAGCAGAGATTCATTCTTTTTCAATACTTCTTTCTTATTCTGGAGAAAATCCATATCAGGTTTCTCACACTCCTcctctaattctgtgattcttttcatTAGTTCATCACGATGGCTTGATAGTTCTCCAATTCTCTTCTTCAGGCCATCCAAATTGTCCCTGGCCTGTGTTTGCACATTTGACAGACACTCGTTCTTCATCTCATCCAGGAACTGTTGTACTTTCTGGAATTCAGACAAAATATTGTTCTTTTGAATTTCTATGTCCTCCTCCAACAGTTTAGATAAAACCtcattattatccatattttgtaaaactttctcagttttcttccacaaatcaTTCACTGTTTCCTTGAGTTTTTTCCTGCAGCACTCAGCAACTTCATCAATATTACAGAGTGTGTGAGCCTTATGCTCCTGTGACTGAGAGCAGGACATACAGACTGGGCTCTGGTCATCCTCACAGAACAGTTTCTGGACTTCCTGATGTACCTCACACTTGCCATGTCCTTCAGGTTTCTGCAGGGTGTGGGGTCTTAGTTTTATGGCAATGGATGCCAGTTTCCCAAGACGCCCATTGACTTGGAAATCCCTCATATGGGAGACACTCTTGCACTCTGAACAGGAGAAAGTAGCGTTTTCCCGACAGCTCCAGAAAAGGCAATTTTGACAAAAACTGTGGCCACACTCAATGGACACTGGGTTTGTGAAGTACTCCCTGCAGATAGGGCAGGTGAGTTCCTCCTGGAGATCTGGAAACAAGTCTGGGCAAGAGGCCATGTTCTCTGTTCCTCTGGGCTCTACAGCCTCAGAGTTCCCAGGATTTAGCTGTGCTTGCAGAATGTGGTATGGGAAGTCTACTTTATCTCCCCCCTTATATAAGGAGTTTAGCAACCAGAAGCCCCTCCTTCCTTCAAGGTGTGAATTCTTCTGATCTTCCATTGTCTCTGAGGATTGTTCACAACTTAGAAAGTTTTGTCTGTAAAGATGACCACCAAGGTATTCACAGATCATAAACCAAGGAGCCAGAGTTCACACTTCTCACCTAGCCCTTTCACTTCATTTGTCTCCACATAGTTTAAtatattcatttctgttttaaaagcttttttttaaaaatcaaataatcctgaccctgggcaagtctctcaaccctcattgcccaacaaaaaaataaacaaagatcaCATAATCCAATACTCCACAAAAAGAATTATTAATGACTAAATCATATTTGCTTAGAGGGACTTGAGAAAGTGTGAGTCTAAGCAGAGTGGAGATTTTCCCTGGATGTTCTTTGAAAACATTTAATATGAAgattcttttgaaaaaataaaagttgttaTTAGCTTTTATTTTCTCACCTCCTTAAATTCTGGATATAATTCTTACCTTCCATTATCCAACAAGTGAGGCTTGGCAGTaacaataaaagagagaagaggggggaaataATTCTTCAAAACTATTCATCATAAACACTAAATACATTCAGTATTtcatgccaatttttttttattctccaaAAAAGGTTGGAGAggtgaatttcctcatctcttctttggagctagAGTTGTTCTATATCCAGCTTGAATATAGTATAGCCTGGTAGGCAAATTATATCATACAATCTCTTCCTGATCAGTGAGTTGCAATGTAACACTCTTGATTCCTGTGGTCACTGGGAAGGTAGCATACAAAAATTTCCTGTGGCTGCCATGACTTCAGCACCTCCAAGTTTCACATGGAATACTCATTAATAATATctatagtgggggggggggtaagggggggtggtcagctaggtggcacagtggataaagcactggccttgaattcaggaggacctgagttcaaatccgaactcagatacttgacactagctgtgtgaccctgggaaagtcacttaaccctcattgccccccccacacacaaaataaGAATATCTATAGTCTATACTACTTCCATGGTAATAAGGTctgaaataataaaatgtaaattaagagGGCAGAGCATGATCATAAGGGAGTAGGAATAAAGGAAGTTGAGGAATTCTTGGATGCTCACATAGAGATGAGGTTTGCTCAGAGCTACATTGAGCAGGGTGACCAGATGCAGCTTTGACTTCTCAAAAGTAAGGTCAACATACTGTAATTTCTGGAAAGTTCAACAAGGTGAGGAGACTTGGAGTAAAGGTCTGGCATGAACTATATATCTAAATATGAGCCTTCCTAAGTTTGGAGAAGCTAATAAACAGAAGACTAGGCACTAGGTGATTTTTTTTGAAGACTTGgcaactcaaaaaacaaaactacaaacaTATTAAACTATGTGGAGACAAGttaacatatatacaaaaatattactGCAGATGTTTCCATTCACCTATGTTTGCTGATATGTTGGATGTGCCAAGATAatagaatgtggtagatgaggagatttagcagatactcaggggcccacctagAGATTGatcaaaactgattgaattggataagagTGACTGACAGCGGCTGGCTTACTCCCAGTTAACTAGAttataagcacatctggctggtacttaagagggtacttaagaagttattgttttcagaagctaaaaactttgaactttacattgagaccacctttgggtccagtgaatttgaatgatgctagccaatcagcttgaagatccttccatttctgggaggggaacatgaagaaggaagtggacactggcagGAGAGTTCATCCTCTTTGGCTGGAGAGATTGGCATGGCAGCAGGACTTCATATGGGAGTTTAGGAAGACTAGGATTTCCAtactataagaaatctgttctcaatccttctctctttactatcttatatcttttaataaacccttaaaagcctaaactcttggtgaatttatcagtgattttaaccaGTTTCCCCACAAAACTGGGGGGGCGGCAGATTAGAagccacatttagaattttaaacaacATATGGAACATACAGTAGTAagtaaagttattttctttttcttttttagccattaagccttttaaaaaattagagtaCTATTACCAGAGCAATGATTTCTATGATTCTCAGTATTAGATACCAGTCCCATAATTTGAAGCCTACTGCATCTTCTACATTtaattgaaatattattttattcctatAAATTGCATGCTGCTTTCATCAGGTTTTAAAAGCTGTGTAATTGCATTGAACTAAAATCCTTAAGTAGTTTAATGGAGCATGTGACTTAGGTTCAGTAAGTAGATCATAATGGAGTGATAAAAGTTGGCTTTGCATAAGCCTACATGTAGGTAATCATAGAAGTTTTGAGTTTAAGGGTTTCAGGTACAATCTAGCACAACCACTCCacttacagaagaagaaactgaggcttagagagggcaAGCAGCTTGCCCAAAGTTTCATTACAACTTTTGAGGTTACATAATTAGCCTTAGGATAGAATCGTGGAAAGATATGACAATTATAGAAAAGGTTCCATTataagggtctaaaattctagctaaactatctaaaatctaataagtggtcaccaataaattataagctttagcaagagtatttaagtttttaagtatttattaaagagcattaggatctgagagaaaggtaaaaatctaactatttctaagagaccatATCATCTGActcaccatggtgaggtcaggaaccaaaagagacagaacccctctgccagcgtccgcacttcgtgtcctcctcccagaaatgggaggctcctcaagttgattgtctggtagccttgatagacagtacccatgagcaaacatcatttcctgacactaaagaccttgaccacatggcttgccctcagaggccttcacttcatggcggcactttgctacagtaagtctccagcaggtggcgtcattccaatagttacaccATTGTCCtggagggcagtgaggtggcacaggggataaagtgGCAGGACTGgtatcaggaagattcatcttcctgattccaaatctggcttcaaacacttactgtgagaccctggacaattcaattcacttggtttgcttctctttcctcatctgtaaaatgatctggaaaaagaaatgacaaatcaatcCTTTATTTATGcctagaaaacccccaaatggggtctcaaggAGTCATACTTAACTGAAgaggactgaataacaacaacaaaaccttgtATTGGAAGTACAAATATAAGATTGGGGGAGTCAAGCATTTATAAACACAAAGTGATAGAGAAGCTTATTTCCaggaatcaaaagactgaaaattgAAGGAACTAAGTCCAAAtcatatttgcttatttttaatattttgctgTAATTTCTTGCATATATATTCCATTCTTAGTTGTGTGCttagattattggaatttggctaactcattgggaggggccacacctggcttgTGCTGAAGTGATGTACgctgctgaggtcagaaggagaaaccactctccataggcagtttttgaaggacctcccctttttggagaggaagattaaatgctcactgaggggagctcactGCTTTTCTGGAGTTATCTTTCCTTCCAGTGGTGTGAGCAGCAGCAACAGTGGCAGACAAATTCTTCAGGCCTGGCTGtaagctgttctttccattgaagctacaagccccaggtggtgagttaaaatACGAACTCTGTTCTTTTGAATAGACAGgatagagctaggaggattatccatattgctttccccctattcccttgtctttgattttattaatttgacctttgctgtttactttattctcattaataaaacttgattcatttgtggaacagaggctgttgggctcctttcttattggtctgggagaaatatctaaaaaggaagtttggagaggagggagatttGAACCttgaggtccctcattatttccgggaccccaatatttcagtgagccacccaattaactctccatatgttaaatttggcccccacaattGAATAGTAAAATTTTCTGTTATATATCCTAGTATATAACCTGGTTTAGTGCTTTGTTCAATGACATTCCAGTTCAAAGGTTTTTGAGAACTTATAATAAGGTCTGTATTCAGCACATCCCCAAGGGAAAATAATCTGGGTAAGAAGGAGAGTTCTTGACTTTGGCCTTGACCAGGTCTCATCCTCTTCTATCCTTGCATGTCCCACCCTCTACTTCATCACATTCCTTTGTCCAAGGGAGGCCTTTCAAGCTTTGAAAGGTCTGGGAGATTATAAACTTCCTGTTACTGTTCTACGAGGATTCCCAGATTAGCTATCTGTTGTCTCTATGTTAGCAACCAAAAATGATGAACTTGGATCTGCTATTCTTGAGGGGAACTTCATGAGTAACCAAactccaaatgggaaaaaagtattATGCTAGGTAGAAAACATATAAAGTCAGTTTCTTTATTCTAGGGACTTAGCTTCTATTGCTTATAGAAATGCAATGTGGGGAAGGTAGAGCCAATTTCTGCATATTGTAATTGAGaaaagtacacacacatatatgtagttcaaatacatataatttaattcaattacaaGAATTTTCCATAACTAATTTCTAACAAGCAATTAGTTTTGACCATTAAGATCCTCCCTGAGGGGTAGGGGGAGTCATTGTCActggtaaaaaattatttttattttataaatagataCACATCCTAACAAGATCTCTCTATAAGCAGTCACAATCTAGTATTTTTGGCTTTGGAATAGATATGTATATAGCTAGGTTCCAATTATAGCTATCAAAGAATCCTGTGAAATGatagcattatttgaattcactgtgtatatttccattggactggaaccaataactatattttaaagaattgtaATTTTGAACAGTAAAAAAATTTAATACATGTGATGACTTCATGGGCTTCATTTTTAGCATTAATTAGGTCCTAGCCTATACTCTAGAAGGTAATGGCTTAATGATACAACAACGTTAATTTCCTTTAGCCTTTGAATCTGGTTTAGGAGAGACAAATTTACTGCAAAACTTAAACTATTTGACAAGTTTTCCTATTCAACAGTAAGCTTTGTTTTGGGTGATTATCAGGAGGCACTGAGGACTAATTCTGCTTCCATCCTAGAACTTCCTTCTGCACCTGGGCCTCCTCATTTTGGAAGAGCTATTATTTCTTAAGCCCACTCATCATAGATTATATCTTCACAAGGTTAgctccctttctcctttgggtGAATTCTTCCTGGAGCCTCCATTTTTTGGAGGAGCCTATTCTGAACTTCCTTCATTTCCCTATCATCCCTGTTCCTGATTTCTTCTGAATTTCCATGCTACCATGCTGGGTACTTTCACTACAGTGGTTTGCTGGGGGTAGCTTGTACTGACTTGAGGCagctattgttaaattttcagtgtgaacatttaggCATTGGAAATTGGCTCATGCTACAAATAGGCCTAAACTTTTTGTGTTGTTGACTGgatagacttaagaaaatggtggagagggggacagctagatggtaaagTGCATAAAGCatagaccttggagtcaggaggacctgagttcaaatccaacttcagacacttgacatttactagctgtgtgaccctggggaagtcacttaacccccattgcccttcaaaaaaaaataaaaacaaaacaaaacaaaaaataacaacaacaaaaaaggaaatggtggaaaaatgttaataatacagattaaactcaAAGGTATGGAATGTATACGTTTTACCAACACacctctgctttctttcctttccttactctATTCTCTTACTTCTCAACTCCCTtttattatcttcccttattagaatgaaaacttcttgaagacagagaccttctttctttttacttttatttgtattcatataacttagcacagtgactggttaTATAATATTCCTAAtaaacacttttttctttcttttttttttttactgaaagtAATCACATTTTTCTGACAAAATCCAATGTTCCTTTGTTCATTATTTTGAAAGAAACTTGGTATATAGTATTCTCTCCACATAGagtactttttttcattttaggtaGAAGTACAGCCATGTATGATGCCATCAATAAGTAAAATACAACTCATCTGGCACTTATAATGTGAAATACAGTTATTAGAATTAGCTAAGTAGAATATATATGGGCCAGGGAGCAATTTCTTTAAAGGGTATGTAGTGTGTGTTATATATTGTATGGATAGTTTTTTGTAACTGAAGAGTCTCCAAGTAGGTCAACAAAGTGAAAAAGTGTAAAAGCATGgaagtgtgggggagggggaaattaaTGATGTCATTTCaatatgatgaatatgatgaatgtCTAAACTGTGGAATGTgtcttttaagaaataaaataatgtttaaattaacattttactACTTAAAAGTGATGAATTAAATATGATGAAAATTTATCTCCAATTTTCAACACTTTGTGAATCCACTCTTTGTGCCATACTGACTACTGCACCTCACAAAATATTAATTTGTTGGAGGGGATAGTGGTGGGAAAGGAGTTTCTGAGAAGGAACAAACTCTCAAAGGGTCATGAATCAGGAAGTTGTTGATTCACACCCTGGAGCTACCTTGCCCTATGGTCCCATGGAAACATGTAAGCTCTGAATCTCTTGGTCTTAGTGCTTTTCTTTGTTGAGGGAGACGGTTGAGTCATCTTAGCCCTTGGACAGCACCAGCAACTTGGATGCTGGGCCATGCAAGTCTGCAGTCTGCAGGATACGGTTTTGGTTCTCAAAGAGCTCGGCTGTCCGCTGGGAGAGGCACACCACCTGCTATGGCATCTGGCTCTCCAGCAGGGAGCTGAAGCGGCTCAAGGTCATGGCCATGAGGTCCGAGCTCCGGATTTATAGGACCAAGCAGGTGACCTTCTTGAACACCTGTGTGGCTTCAGCTAGCTTCCTCAAGTCCCTCAGGAGCAGATCTGCTTGCTGGTAGGCTCTGGCAGCCTGGAGCAggccttgtttttttttgttattttgttcttttttgtggaCTTCCCCCCTCTTTGCAAAACGCCTCTGCTCCCTTGTCCAGCTGTTTGGCGCTGTAGAAGGCTAAGGCAGCTCTCCTCTACTTGAGAGACACATTTTCATACTCTGTTTCAGGAACCCCGTAAAAAGGACATGAGAGGCCTTGAGCAGGTGCTTCAGGGCCTCCTTCGTTTTTTTGAATCTCCATCTCTCCTGGCTCCATAGTGTCATAATCCATCTTCCCTAGTTGCTAAAAAAAATGAGTCAGGCCATTGGGGtgcagcatttatatagagcccaATCATCCCAGCAACAGAACCAAACAAATGGTgggttgttgggggtggggtaggggtggagaaGCAGGACATCCAACTAAttatggaagggaggaaaggtCACTCCTAGCAACTACCAGAGTGGAGGCAGGCACAGAGTGAGGAGTGCGATTCCATAATGCCTAATGGGTCTATGGAGAAGTGGAAGAAGGGTGTATAGCATGTGATCCCTGGGTAGAAGGAGGTGGCCTAACTAATAATGAGACCAGAGCCAAAGACCTTGT
This window contains:
- the LOC122747792 gene encoding tripartite motif-containing protein 48-like, with the translated sequence MASCPDLFPDLQEELTCPICREYFTNPVSIECGHSFCQNCLFWSCRENATFSCSECKSVSHMRDFQVNGRLGKLASIAIKLRPHTLQKPEGHGKCEVHQEVQKLFCEDDQSPVCMSCSQSQEHKAHTLCNIDEVAECCRKKLKETVNDLWKKTEKVLQNMDNNEKPDMDFLQNKKEVLKKNESLLHKEIEKFCIKKSVCPIPGIIEAISSFKVDITLDRKTAHPALILSEDLKTVSYGGIEEEVPNDSGSSETFFSILGTQSFTSKRYYWEVKVPDNVSWCVGVCKISTQLEGYFVLMSVYENNAYHLYAVVEHHLHRKIYSKYLQISESDLKVGIFFDCDAGEISFYHVREKYLFYTFPTFSFSGCYKPLFSFSKKDLMNDCSLTICL